TCTCTAATTTCTTCAAGCGTAGAACCTGAACCACCGTGGAAAACAAAATCAATTGGGTTGTGACCTGTATTGAATTTATTTTGAACGTAATCTTGAGAATTTTTCAAGATTTTTGGAGTTAATTTCACATTTCCAGGTTTGTAAACTCCATGAACATTCCCAAAAGCAGCAGCAATTGTAAAACGAGGAGAAACTTTCATTAATTCTTCGTAAGCATAGGCAACTTCTTCAGGTTGCGTGTATAATTTTGAACTATCAACATCAGAATTGTCAACACCATCTTCTTCACCACCAGTAATTCCCAATTCAATTTCTAAAGTCATTCCCATTTTACTCATACGAGCTAAATAGTGTTTACAGATTTCAATATTTTCTTCAATTGGTTCTTCAGATAAATCAATCATGTGTGAAGAATACAATGGTTTTCCAGTTTCTGCAAAGTGTTTTTCAGAAGCATCTAATAAACCATCAATCCAAGGCAATAATTTTTTTGCACAATGGTCAGTATGTAAAATTACAGTTGCACCATAAGCTTCTGCAAGAGTATGAATGTGTTTTGCTCCAGCAATACCACCAGCAATTGCTGATTTTTCATTTGCATTTGAAAGACCTTTTCCGGCATTAAATTGTGCGCCACCATTTGAAAACTGAATAATTACCGGTGCATTTAATTTTGCAGCAGTTTCAAGAACTCCATTTATTGTACTAGAACCTACTACATTTACTGCTGGTAAAGCAAATCCTTTTTCTTTTGCGTAAGCAAAAATTGCTTGAACTTCATCGCCAGTTGCAACTCCAGGTTTGATATTGTGCGCCATTTTCTTTTAAGATTTTTAGTTAAGAGAATACAAAAATAGGAATTTCTACTTTTAGAAAGGATAATTTATTCCAATATTTAAAACTGTTTTGTCAAATCGCATCTCTTTAAACCATTTTTCATTTTCTGGTTTTGCGGGATTATAAGTTTTAAACCCAAAGTCGGTTCTAAGCACAAAGAAATTGAAGTCATATCGTAATCCAAAACCACTGCCGACTGCAATATTTTTCAATGAATTTAACCCGCTAAAAATAGACGACTCTGTAGTTACGTTGTCTAAAACATTCCAAATATTACCTGCATCAACAAACAAAGCGCTATTTAATTTACCTAAAAGATTAAAACGATATTCACCACTAAGAGTGATTTTCATGTTTGCTTCATTGAAGTCTAAAACACTTGCGCTTGCACCTGGACCAAGACTATAAGATTGCCATGCACGAATATCATTTGAACCACCAGCAAAATAACTTCGAGAGAAAGGAATACTTTCTGAATTTCCATAAGGAATAGCAATGCCAAAAAATCCTTTAGCGGCAAAGACTTTGTTACTAGAAATGCTCCAATGTCTGATGTATTCAAACTCAGTTTTTACATATTGAGAATATTCAACATCAAATATAGTATTGGCGCCTGTTTGACTTTGTAACTGTTTTGAAGCATTGGCAAATAATGACAATACATTTCCAGCACTTTCAAATTTAGTTTTAAAGGCGTAAAAATTATTGTCTAGTAAATCTTTTTTTGAAGTTTTTGAATAGGTAATATTAGATGCAAAAATCAAGTTGTTTTCCGTTAAACGAACACGTCTTTCTAAAATACTTAAAACCGATTTTAAATCAGCAAGTGAAAGATTAAGATTAGGATCGGTAAACGCATCAGTCAAAAAACCTACAGTTCCTTCATCAATGATTAAATTTCCATCTGTATCAAGGTAACTTGGATTTACTGGATAATTTTGAGCAATAGAATTTAATGCATTGTATGATGAATTGTAAATATTGAAATAGTTTGAAGGATTTAGATTTTTAACAAATTGAATATTAAACAAATCAAATTTAAAGCTTACATTTCGTTTCGGAGTCCAATTATAGCTTAAAGAACTGGTGAAATTTTGTTTGTCTAAACCAACATTTCTTTGTTTTGCATAACCAACACTTAAAGTTGTATAAGGAATCATTCTTTTAG
The window above is part of the Flavobacterium sp. PMTSA4 genome. Proteins encoded here:
- the fbaA gene encoding class II fructose-bisphosphate aldolase; translation: MAHNIKPGVATGDEVQAIFAYAKEKGFALPAVNVVGSSTINGVLETAAKLNAPVIIQFSNGGAQFNAGKGLSNANEKSAIAGGIAGAKHIHTLAEAYGATVILHTDHCAKKLLPWIDGLLDASEKHFAETGKPLYSSHMIDLSEEPIEENIEICKHYLARMSKMGMTLEIELGITGGEEDGVDNSDVDSSKLYTQPEEVAYAYEELMKVSPRFTIAAAFGNVHGVYKPGNVKLTPKILKNSQDYVQNKFNTGHNPIDFVFHGGSGSTLEEIREAIGYGVIKMNIDTDLQFAFTEGIRDYMVNNIDYLRTQIGSPDGADSPNKKHYDPRKWVREGELTFNKRLEQAFADLNNVNTL